Proteins encoded in a region of the Mixophyes fleayi isolate aMixFle1 chromosome 5, aMixFle1.hap1, whole genome shotgun sequence genome:
- the PIK3R4 gene encoding phosphoinositide 3-kinase regulatory subunit 4 isoform X1 — translation MGNQLAGIAPSQILSVDSYFSDIHDFEYDKSLGSTRFFKVARAKHREGLVVVKVFAIQDPSLPLTNYKQELEELKIRLCSSQNCLPFQKFTLNEKAALLFRQYVRDNLYDRISTRPFLNNIEKRWIAFQILTAVDQAHKSGVCHGDIKTENVMVSSWNWVLLTDFASFKPTYLPEDNPADFNYFFDTSRRRTCYIAPERFVDGSTFSTELESLKDPSTPLVDLTNNNQRTRGDLKRAMDIFSAGCVIAELFTEGVPLFDLSQLLAYKKGQFSPDQVLSKIEDSCIRQLVTQMIRREPEKRLAAEDYLKQQRGNAFPEIFYTFLQPYMAQFAKETFNSADERILVIRKDIDNIIHNLCGDDQSEKAEGETKENGLLILVSVITSCLQTLKYCDSKLAALELILHLVPRLSVEILLNRITPYLLHFSNDSVPRVKAEAVRTLTKVLALVKEVPRNDINIYPEYILPGIAHLAQDEATIVRLAYAENIALLAETALRFLELVQLKNLNMENDPSSEELDEASQPNESYDTELQALHEMVQQKVVTLLSDPENIVKQTLMENGITRLCVFFGRQKANDVLLSHMITFLNDKNDWHLRGAFFDSIVGVAAYVGWQSSSILKPLLQQGLSDVEEFVIFKALNALTCMCQLGLLQKPHIYEFSCDIAPFLCHPNLWIRYGAVGFITTVAQQLNIADVYCKLMPYLHPFITQPIIQIDKEIVLLSVLKEPVSRSIFDYALRSKDIASLFRHLQMRQKKRNGTLLECPPPEDPAVAQLVKKLLSQGMTEDEEDKLLALKDFMLKSNKAKANVADQSHIHESALKGVIDLQFLGLSGRQSDLVKTKLDTDDKRTRKHVKQDSNVNEEWKSMFGVMEPANINQGVAKTLPPADQEASKPLRSESSAAVNAPLSSSPQSSDGPGIQSRRPTLQVYTSTSQPSALQIRMTTCKSELQQLIQQKREQCNAERLAKYMMESAEWETKPPPTGWHPKGLLVAHLHEHRGPVNRIRVSDEHSIFATCSNDGTVKIWNSQKMEGKTTTTRSILTYSRIGGHIKTLTFCQGSHYLAVASDNGNIQLLGIEASKPPKSPKIHPLQSRSLDLQEDGCVVDMHQFNSGSQSVLAYATVNGSLVGWDLRSSSSAWTLKHDLRLGLITSFAVDIHQCWLCIGTSSGTMACWDMRFQLPISSHTHPARARIRRLLMHPLSMHTMYQSWVIAAVQGNNEVSMWDMETGDRRFTLWASNAPPLSEMQPSPHSVHGIYCSPADGNPILLTAGSDMKIRFWNLACPKRSYIIAGSTNNLPPVSYFSKIIEGTEVVQEIQSKHTMGPSEDAPRRGPESLPAGHHDIITDMATFQTTQGFIVTASRDGIVKVWK, via the exons ATGGGGAATCAGCTTGCAGGAATTGCCCCCTCCCAGATCTTGTCAGTGGACAGTTATTTTTCAGACATACATGATTTTGAATATGACAAGAGCCTGGGAAGTACGCGGTTCTTTAAAGTTGCTCGAGCCAAGCATCGGGAAGGCTTGGTTGTGGTCAAAGTCTTTGCCATACAAGACCCGTCTCTGCCACTCACGAACTATAAGCAGGAACTTGAGGAGTTAAAAATTCGGCTTTGTTCTTCCCAGAATTGCCTTCCATTTCAAAAGTTTACCCTGAACGAGAAAGCTGCCTTGCTTTTTAGACAATACGTCAGGGATAACCTCTATGATCGTATCAGCACCCGCCCTTTCCTCAACAACATTGAGAAGCGTTGGATTGCCTTTCAGATCCTGACTGCTGTGGATCAAGCCCATAAGTCTGGTGTTTGTCATGGTGATATTAAGACAGAGAATGTGATGGTGTCCAGTTGGAACTGGGTCCTTCTTACAGATTTTGCAAGTTTCAAGCCCACATATCTGCCAGAAGACAACCCAGCcgattttaattatttctttgaTACATCTCGTAGAAGAACTTGTTACATAGCCCCAGAGAGGTTTGTGGATGGAAGCACATTTTCTACAGAGCTTGAGTCTCTCAAGGACCCATCTACCCCACTAGTGGATCTTACTAATAACAACCAACGAACTAGAGGGGATCTTAAGCGGGCGATGGATATCTTTTCTGCAG GTTGTGTAATAGCAGAATTGTTCACTGAAGGGGTGCCGTTATTTGACTTGTCCCAGCTTTTGGCTTACAAAAAAGGGCAATTCTCACCTGACCAAGTGCTGAGCAAAATTGAAGACAGCTGTATCAGACAACTG gtAACACAGATGATCCGCCGTGAGCCTGAAAAGCGACTAGCAGCAGAAGACTACTTGAAACAACAAAGGGGCAACGCGTTtcctgaaatcttttacacatttttgcAGCCATATATGGCTCAGTTTGCCAAAGAAACTTTTAACTCTGCTGATGAACGCATCCTAGTTATCCGTAAGGATATAGATAACATCATCCATAATCTGTGTGGAGATGATCAGAGTGAGAAAGCAGAGGGTGAGACCAAGGAAAATGGCCTACTCATCTTGGTTTCAGTGATCACATCCTGTTTGCAGACCCTAAAATACTGTGATTCTAAGCTGGCGGCTCTGGAGCTTATCCTTCATCTTGTTCCACGCTTAAGTGTTGAGATTTTACTGAATCGCATCACCCCGTACTTACTGCACTTTAGTAATGACTCTGTGCCCAGGGTGAAAGCCGAGGCTGTGAGAACACTGACAAAGGTGTTAGCCTTGGTCAAGGAGGTGCCTAGAAATGACATCAACATTTACCCAGAATACATATTACCTGGCATAGCACATTTAGCTCAAGATGAAGCAACAATTGTTAGACTGGCTTATGCAG AAAACATAGCACTGTTGGCTGAGACAGCACTGAGGTTTCTAGAACTGGTTCAGCTGAAGAACCTGAACATGGAGAATGACCCAAGCAGTGAAGAGCTGGATGAGGCTTCACAGCCCAATGAGAGCTATGACACAG AATTGCAGGCTTTACATGAGATGGTCCAACAAAAGGTGGTGACCTTACTGAGTGACCCAGAGAACATAGTGAAACAGACGTTAATGGAAAATGGAATAACAAGACTGTGTGTGTTCTTCGGTCGCCAAAAAGCCAACGATGTTCTTCTCTCTCACATGATTACCTTTCTCAATGATAAAAACGACTGGCATCTCCGAGGAGCTTTCTTTGACAGCATTGTTG GGGTTGCAGCATATGTAGGATGGCAGAGTTCTTCTATCTTAAAACCCCTTCTCCAGCAAGGACTGAGCGATGTTGAAGAGTTTGTGATATTTAAGGCTCTCAATGCTCTCACTTGTATGTGCCAACTGGGGCTCCTTCAGAAACCCCACATCTATGAATTCTCTTGTGACATTG CACCCTTTTTGTGCCACCCAAACCTGTGGATACGATATGGAGCTGTGGGGTTTATTACTACAGTAGCTCAGCAGTTAAACATTGCTGATGTGTACTGTAAGTTAATGCCCTATCTACATCCATTTATTACTCAACCTATTATTCAG ATTGATAAAGAAATTGTCTTGCTGAGTGTGCTAAAGGAGCCTGTAAGCCGCTCAATATTCGACTATGCCCTACGATCAAAGGATATTGCAAGTCTGTTTAGACATCTGCAGATGCGGCAGAAGAAGAGGAATGGTACTCTCCTCGAGTGTCCTCCTCCAGAAGACCCTGCTGTTGCTCAGCTCGTGAAAAAATTGCTGTCACAG GGAATGACAGAAGATGAAGAAGATAAGCTTTTGGCACTGAAAGATTTCATGCTAAAGTCAAACAAAGCCAAGGCGAATGTAGCAGATCAGAGTCACATACACGAAAGTGCTTTAAAAGGTGTAATTGATTTACAGTTTTTGGGCCTCAGTGGACGACAATCTGATCTTGTAAAAACAAAGCTGGACACTGACGATAAACGCa CTCGAAAGCATGTAAAGCAAGATTCCAATGTGAACGAGGAGTGGAAGAGCATGTTTGGGGTAATGGAGCCTGCGAACATAAACCAGGGTGTAGCTAAAACTCTGCCTCCTGCCGACCAGGAGGCCTCAAAGCCTCTGCGCTCAGAGTCTTCCGCAGCAGTTAATGCACCTCTGTCCTCCTCGCCACAG TCATCTGATGGACCAGGAATCCAATCGCGGAGACCAACCTTACAGGTTTACACAAGCACATCTCAGCCTTCAGCTTTACAAATCCGCATGACCACATGTAAGAGTGAGCTTCAGCAGCTCATCCAGCAGAAGCGGGAACAGTGCAATGCGGAGAGATTAGCCAAGTACATGATGGAGAGCGCTGAGTGGGAGACTAAACCACCCCCAACAG GATGGCACCCTAAAGGCTTGTTGGTGGCACACTTACATGAACACAGGGGCCCAGTAAACCGGATACGCGTCTCAGATGAACATTCCATTTTTGCTACTTGCTCCAATGATGGCACAGTAAAAATCTGGAACAGTCAAAAAATGGAAGGAAAAACTACAACCACAAG GTCAATATTGACATATTCTCGCATCGGTGGACATATTAAGACACTAACATTCTGCCAGGGATCACATTACTTAGCTGTGGCGTCAGACAATGGAAATATCCAACTTCTTGGTATTGAAGCTTCTAAACCACCAAAATCTCCAAAAATTCACCCATTGCAAAGCAg GTCATTGGATCTACAGGAGGATGGCTGTGTCGTAGATATGCATCAGTTCAATTCAGGGTCACAGTCTGTTCTTGCCTATGCCACAGTGAATGGGTCGTTGGTTGGCTGGGATCTAAGATCCTCCAGTAGTGCATGGACATTGAAACACGACCTGCGATTGGGACTGATAACTTCGTTTGCAGTGGATATCCACCAATGCTGGCTTTGTATTG GTACCAGCAGTGGCACAATGGCATGCTGGGATATGAGGTTCCAGTTGCCAATATCCAGCCATACTCATCCTGCACGGGCACGGATTCGGCGCCTCCTCATGCATCCATTGAGCATGCATACAATGTATCAGTCCTGGGTCATAGCAG CTGTTCAAGGCAATAATGAAGTCTCCATGTGGGACATGGAGACTGGAGACAGACGATTCACCTTATGGGCCAGCAATGCACCCCCACTCTCAGAAATGCAG CCCtcaccacacagtgttcatgggATTTACTGTAGCCCAGCCGATGGGAACCCCATATTATTGACTGCAGGATCAGACATGAAAATAAG
- the PIK3R4 gene encoding phosphoinositide 3-kinase regulatory subunit 4 isoform X2, translating into MGNQLAGIAPSQILSVDSYFSDIHDFEYDKSLGSTRFFKVARAKHREGLVVVKVFAIQDPSLPLTNYKQELEELKIRLCSSQNCLPFQKFTLNEKAALLFRQYVRDNLYDRISTRPFLNNIEKRWIAFQILTAVDQAHKSGVCHGDIKTENVMVSSWNWVLLTDFASFKPTYLPEDNPADFNYFFDTSRRRTCYIAPERFVDGSTFSTELESLKDPSTPLVDLTNNNQRTRGDLKRAMDIFSAGCVIAELFTEGVPLFDLSQLLAYKKGQFSPDQVLSKIEDSCIRQLVTQMIRREPEKRLAAEDYLKQQRGNAFPEIFYTFLQPYMAQFAKETFNSADERILVIRKDIDNIIHNLCGDDQSEKAEGETKENGLLILVSVITSCLQTLKYCDSKLAALELILHLVPRLSVEILLNRITPYLLHFSNDSVPRVKAEAVRTLTKVLALVKEVPRNDINIYPEYILPGIAHLAQDEATIVRLAYAENIALLAETALRFLELVQLKNLNMENDPSSEELDEASQPNESYDTELQALHEMVQQKVVTLLSDPENIVKQTLMENGITRLCVFFGRQKANDVLLSHMITFLNDKNDWHLRGAFFDSIVGVAAYVGWQSSSILKPLLQQGLSDVEEFVIFKALNALTCMCQLGLLQKPHIYEFSCDIAPFLCHPNLWIRYGAVGFITTVAQQLNIADVYCKLMPYLHPFITQPIIQIDKEIVLLSVLKEPVSRSIFDYALRSKDIASLFRHLQMRQKKRNGTLLECPPPEDPAVAQLVKKLLSQGMTEDEEDKLLALKDFMLKSNKAKANVADQSHIHESALKGVIDLQFLGLSGRQSDLVKTKLDTDDKRTRKHVKQDSNVNEEWKSMFGVMEPANINQGVAKTLPPADQEASKPLRSESSAAVNAPLSSSPQSSDGPGIQSRRPTLQVYTSTSQPSALQIRMTTCKSELQQLIQQKREQCNAERLAKYMMESAEWETKPPPTGWHPKGLLVAHLHEHRGPVNRIRVSDEHSIFATCSNDGTVKIWNSQKMEGKTTTTRSILTYSRIGGHIKTLTFCQGSHYLAVASDNGNIQLLGIEASKPPKSPKIHPLQSRSLDLQEDGCVVDMHQFNSGSQSVLAYATVNGSLVGWDLRSSSSAWTLKHDLRLGLITSFAVDIHQCWLCIGTSSGTMACWDMRFQLPISSHTHPARARIRRLLMHPLSMHTMYQSWVIADF; encoded by the exons ATGGGGAATCAGCTTGCAGGAATTGCCCCCTCCCAGATCTTGTCAGTGGACAGTTATTTTTCAGACATACATGATTTTGAATATGACAAGAGCCTGGGAAGTACGCGGTTCTTTAAAGTTGCTCGAGCCAAGCATCGGGAAGGCTTGGTTGTGGTCAAAGTCTTTGCCATACAAGACCCGTCTCTGCCACTCACGAACTATAAGCAGGAACTTGAGGAGTTAAAAATTCGGCTTTGTTCTTCCCAGAATTGCCTTCCATTTCAAAAGTTTACCCTGAACGAGAAAGCTGCCTTGCTTTTTAGACAATACGTCAGGGATAACCTCTATGATCGTATCAGCACCCGCCCTTTCCTCAACAACATTGAGAAGCGTTGGATTGCCTTTCAGATCCTGACTGCTGTGGATCAAGCCCATAAGTCTGGTGTTTGTCATGGTGATATTAAGACAGAGAATGTGATGGTGTCCAGTTGGAACTGGGTCCTTCTTACAGATTTTGCAAGTTTCAAGCCCACATATCTGCCAGAAGACAACCCAGCcgattttaattatttctttgaTACATCTCGTAGAAGAACTTGTTACATAGCCCCAGAGAGGTTTGTGGATGGAAGCACATTTTCTACAGAGCTTGAGTCTCTCAAGGACCCATCTACCCCACTAGTGGATCTTACTAATAACAACCAACGAACTAGAGGGGATCTTAAGCGGGCGATGGATATCTTTTCTGCAG GTTGTGTAATAGCAGAATTGTTCACTGAAGGGGTGCCGTTATTTGACTTGTCCCAGCTTTTGGCTTACAAAAAAGGGCAATTCTCACCTGACCAAGTGCTGAGCAAAATTGAAGACAGCTGTATCAGACAACTG gtAACACAGATGATCCGCCGTGAGCCTGAAAAGCGACTAGCAGCAGAAGACTACTTGAAACAACAAAGGGGCAACGCGTTtcctgaaatcttttacacatttttgcAGCCATATATGGCTCAGTTTGCCAAAGAAACTTTTAACTCTGCTGATGAACGCATCCTAGTTATCCGTAAGGATATAGATAACATCATCCATAATCTGTGTGGAGATGATCAGAGTGAGAAAGCAGAGGGTGAGACCAAGGAAAATGGCCTACTCATCTTGGTTTCAGTGATCACATCCTGTTTGCAGACCCTAAAATACTGTGATTCTAAGCTGGCGGCTCTGGAGCTTATCCTTCATCTTGTTCCACGCTTAAGTGTTGAGATTTTACTGAATCGCATCACCCCGTACTTACTGCACTTTAGTAATGACTCTGTGCCCAGGGTGAAAGCCGAGGCTGTGAGAACACTGACAAAGGTGTTAGCCTTGGTCAAGGAGGTGCCTAGAAATGACATCAACATTTACCCAGAATACATATTACCTGGCATAGCACATTTAGCTCAAGATGAAGCAACAATTGTTAGACTGGCTTATGCAG AAAACATAGCACTGTTGGCTGAGACAGCACTGAGGTTTCTAGAACTGGTTCAGCTGAAGAACCTGAACATGGAGAATGACCCAAGCAGTGAAGAGCTGGATGAGGCTTCACAGCCCAATGAGAGCTATGACACAG AATTGCAGGCTTTACATGAGATGGTCCAACAAAAGGTGGTGACCTTACTGAGTGACCCAGAGAACATAGTGAAACAGACGTTAATGGAAAATGGAATAACAAGACTGTGTGTGTTCTTCGGTCGCCAAAAAGCCAACGATGTTCTTCTCTCTCACATGATTACCTTTCTCAATGATAAAAACGACTGGCATCTCCGAGGAGCTTTCTTTGACAGCATTGTTG GGGTTGCAGCATATGTAGGATGGCAGAGTTCTTCTATCTTAAAACCCCTTCTCCAGCAAGGACTGAGCGATGTTGAAGAGTTTGTGATATTTAAGGCTCTCAATGCTCTCACTTGTATGTGCCAACTGGGGCTCCTTCAGAAACCCCACATCTATGAATTCTCTTGTGACATTG CACCCTTTTTGTGCCACCCAAACCTGTGGATACGATATGGAGCTGTGGGGTTTATTACTACAGTAGCTCAGCAGTTAAACATTGCTGATGTGTACTGTAAGTTAATGCCCTATCTACATCCATTTATTACTCAACCTATTATTCAG ATTGATAAAGAAATTGTCTTGCTGAGTGTGCTAAAGGAGCCTGTAAGCCGCTCAATATTCGACTATGCCCTACGATCAAAGGATATTGCAAGTCTGTTTAGACATCTGCAGATGCGGCAGAAGAAGAGGAATGGTACTCTCCTCGAGTGTCCTCCTCCAGAAGACCCTGCTGTTGCTCAGCTCGTGAAAAAATTGCTGTCACAG GGAATGACAGAAGATGAAGAAGATAAGCTTTTGGCACTGAAAGATTTCATGCTAAAGTCAAACAAAGCCAAGGCGAATGTAGCAGATCAGAGTCACATACACGAAAGTGCTTTAAAAGGTGTAATTGATTTACAGTTTTTGGGCCTCAGTGGACGACAATCTGATCTTGTAAAAACAAAGCTGGACACTGACGATAAACGCa CTCGAAAGCATGTAAAGCAAGATTCCAATGTGAACGAGGAGTGGAAGAGCATGTTTGGGGTAATGGAGCCTGCGAACATAAACCAGGGTGTAGCTAAAACTCTGCCTCCTGCCGACCAGGAGGCCTCAAAGCCTCTGCGCTCAGAGTCTTCCGCAGCAGTTAATGCACCTCTGTCCTCCTCGCCACAG TCATCTGATGGACCAGGAATCCAATCGCGGAGACCAACCTTACAGGTTTACACAAGCACATCTCAGCCTTCAGCTTTACAAATCCGCATGACCACATGTAAGAGTGAGCTTCAGCAGCTCATCCAGCAGAAGCGGGAACAGTGCAATGCGGAGAGATTAGCCAAGTACATGATGGAGAGCGCTGAGTGGGAGACTAAACCACCCCCAACAG GATGGCACCCTAAAGGCTTGTTGGTGGCACACTTACATGAACACAGGGGCCCAGTAAACCGGATACGCGTCTCAGATGAACATTCCATTTTTGCTACTTGCTCCAATGATGGCACAGTAAAAATCTGGAACAGTCAAAAAATGGAAGGAAAAACTACAACCACAAG GTCAATATTGACATATTCTCGCATCGGTGGACATATTAAGACACTAACATTCTGCCAGGGATCACATTACTTAGCTGTGGCGTCAGACAATGGAAATATCCAACTTCTTGGTATTGAAGCTTCTAAACCACCAAAATCTCCAAAAATTCACCCATTGCAAAGCAg GTCATTGGATCTACAGGAGGATGGCTGTGTCGTAGATATGCATCAGTTCAATTCAGGGTCACAGTCTGTTCTTGCCTATGCCACAGTGAATGGGTCGTTGGTTGGCTGGGATCTAAGATCCTCCAGTAGTGCATGGACATTGAAACACGACCTGCGATTGGGACTGATAACTTCGTTTGCAGTGGATATCCACCAATGCTGGCTTTGTATTG GTACCAGCAGTGGCACAATGGCATGCTGGGATATGAGGTTCCAGTTGCCAATATCCAGCCATACTCATCCTGCACGGGCACGGATTCGGCGCCTCCTCATGCATCCATTGAGCATGCATACAATGTATCAGTCCTGGGTCATAGCAG ACTTCTAA